The following is a genomic window from Crossiella equi.
CCCGACCCCGCGCCGCGTGGCGGTCCTGGCCGGTGCGGTCGCGGTGGCCACGGCCCCGCTGCTGCCGCCGGGCCTGCCAGTGCTGCTGGGCCTGCTGGGCCTGGCCGCGGCGCTGCCACTGCCCAAGCGGGGGAGGACGGCATGACCCTGACCACGATCCTGGTCCTGGCCGCGGGCACCTACGCCCTGCGCGCGGCGGGCCCCTTCCTGCGCGACCGCCTGGAGGTCTCGGAGCGGCTCCAGCGCGGCCTGGCCCTGGCCGCGGTGGCCCTGCTGACCGCGCTGGTGCTCACCCAGACCTTCCTGGACGGCCAGTCCTTCACCGGCTGGGCCCGCCCGGCCGGGGTGCTCGTCGGCGGGGTCGCGGCGTGGCTGCGGTGGCCGTTCGTCGTGGTAGTGCTGCTGGCGGCGGGCACGGCCGCGGGCCTGCGCCTGCTGGGCGTGCCCTGACGCCGGTCAGCGCGGCAGCGGTTCGGTGAGCTTGGTGCCGTTCACCCCGACCGCCACGCAGACCGCGTTGCGGTCACCCCGGCGCCAGGACTCGGCGGTCGGGTAGAAGTACATCATCTCCAGCCGGTCGGCCAGCGGGCCTTCGCTGAGCTTGGCCGGGACGCGCCGGGAGCACTCCTCGTCGACGGTCTCCTGCACCTTGGCCACCCCCGGGTAGCCGCTGCCGCCGCTGACGGTGAAGCGGTCCAGCACCTCGGCCTGGTGCGGGTCGGTGCACGGCTGCGCGGTCACCGAGACCGCCTCCTTGCGGTCGGAGATGCCGTCGAAGCAGTGGCCACGGTCGAGCTGGAAGACCGACAGGCGGCCGGACTCCACGACCTGGCCGTTCGCGTCGAGCCGGGCCGACATCGACGCCGAGACCACCACGCCGACCACGATCAGGCACACCCACAGCGACCCCGTCACGATGCCCGCGACGGCCATGCCCTTGCCGCTGTCCCCGCGCCGCCTGATCTGCGACAGCGCCACGAACCCGAAGATGATGCCCAGCAACAGCAGGTTGCCCAGGATGCCGAGCACCAGGGCGGCGATGGCGAAGCCGTTGACGTTGCCGGGCGCCGGCAGCCGCCGCTGGCTCTGGTCGTAGGCACCACCCGGCCCGTACGGCGACGGGTACCCCGGCGGAGCCTGCGCGTAGGGCTGGCCCGCGTACCCGGGCGGCGCCGCGTAGGCGGGCGGTGCCGGGTAGCCGGTCGGCCCGGCGGCACTCGCCACCGCGGCCTGTCCCGCCGCCTCCGGCTGTCCAGTCGCCTCGGTGTGACCGGTCGTCCCGGCCTGCCCGGTGGTCCCAGGCTGTTCAGCCGTTTCGGCCTGCCCGGCCGTCTCCGGCCGCGCCGCGGACTCCGGCTGCCCGGCGGTCCCGGTCTGCCCGGCCGCCACCCCCGGTGTTTCCTCGTCCTCCGGCCGTCCCGGCTGGTTCGTCCCCGGTGTCGTCATCACGCCCCCCCTGTGCTCGCAAACCGGTCAATCGTGCAGCACCGCGCTCGTCGGCGGTACTGCGTTCTTGCGCACATGCTCGAACATGAGGTGCGTCTGCAGCTGCGCGACCTCCTTGCGCGTGGTGAAGGAGTCCAGGACCAGGCGTTGCAGGTGCGCGGTGTCGGCCACCGCCACGTGCACCAGGAAGTCGTCCGGCCCGGCCACGTGCGAGAGCGCGATCGTCTCCGGCAGCCCCATGACGAAGTCCAGGAACGGCTGCACGATCGCCCGGGTGTGCGGCCGCACCCGCACCGCGATCATCGCCTGGATCGGCCGCCCCAGCGCCGCCAGGTCCACCTCCGCCCGGTACCCGGTGAGCACGCCCCGCTCGCGCAGCGCCCGGTGCCGCACCAGACAGGTCGAGGGCGCCAGGTTCACCCGTTCCGCGAGGTCCTTGTTCGGCAGCCGAGCGTCGTTCTGCAACTCCTGCACGATGGCCGCGTCCACCGCATCCAGCACGGACTTCACCTCATTTCGCCGAACCACATTCGAAAACTTCCCGGTAGTGCCGACTAATCATCGACGATCCCGCCCATGCAGAGTATCCAGTACAGCGGCTCCCGCACCCGCGCCGTGCACGCCGGACGGGACGAGCTCGGCGCCCTCGGCGTGCACGCGCTGCCCCTCGACCTGTCCACCACCTACCCGATCGCCGACCCCGGCCTGGGCGAGCAGGCGCTGCTGGAGCTGGCCGAGGGCGCGCCCGCCGCCGCCTCCCCGGTGTACGGGCGCCTGCACAACCCGACCGTGGCCCGCTTCGAGCGCGCCCTGGCCGCGCTGGAGGGCCTGCCGGAGGCGGTGGCCTTCGCCAGCGGCATGGCCGCGGTCGCCGCCGTGCTGCAGGCCGCGTGCGTGCTCACCGGCAGGCGGCACGTGGTCGCGGTGCGCCCGCTCTACGGCGGCACCGACCACCTGCTGGCCAGCGGCCTGCTCGGCACCGAGACCACCTACGCCACCCCGGATGGCGTGGCCGCCGCGATCCGCCCGGACACCGGCCTGGTCGTGGTGGAGACCCCGGCCAACCCCACCCTGGACCTGGTCGACCTGACCGCCCTGGCCGCCGCGGCGGGGGACGTGCCGCTGCTGGTGGACAACACCTTCGCCACGCCGGTGCTCCAGAACCCGGCCGCGCACGGCGCCACCTACGTGCTGCACTCGGCGACCAAGTACCTCGGCGGCCACGGCGACACCTTCGGCGGGGTGGTCGCCGCGCCCGAGCACGAGGCCGCCGCGCTGCGCTCGGTGCGGGTGGTCACCGGCGCGCTGCTGCACCCGCTGGCCGGGTACCTGCTGCACCGCGGCCTGGCCACCCTGCCGGTGCGGGTGGAGGCCGCGCAGCGCACCGCGGCCGAGCTGGCCCGGCGCCTGGCCGCGCACCCGTCCGTGGCGGCAGTCCACTACCCCGGGTTGCCGGGCGCCGATCCCGGCGGCCTGGTCGGCGGCCAGCTGAGGGGGCCCGGGGCCGTGCTGGCCTTCGAGACCTTCGAAGAATCGGATGCCGTGCTGTCCGGTCTCCGCCTCCTCACGCACGCCGTGAGCCTCGGCTCCGTGGACTCCCTGATCGAGCGACCGGCCGCCCTGACGCACCGCGTCGTCGCCGAGGAGGACCGTCTGACCTGCGGGATCAGTCCCCGGCTGCTGCGGGTCTCGGTCGGTCTGGAGGACGTCGAGGACCTCTGGTTGGACCTGGACCAATCACTCAATTCGGCCAAAAGAGTGAACGTGATCCCCGTTACGTCGTAGCGGACGCTGTTCCGCCGGATACAGCGCGTGGCGCTATCGTCCCCGGTTCGAGGGCACTGGGGCCCGCACGACGGCGGGCCCGCTTGTTTGGTTAATCGAGGACAGAGAGGGGCGCCGCGTGGCTTCCGCGCCGGAGCTCAACAACACGACGACGGATGACGACGGTTACGTCAAGACGTTGTCCAACCGCCAAGTCCAGATGATCGCGATCGGCGGCGCCATCGGCGTCGGCCTGTTCCTGGGAGCCGGTGGCCGCCTCGCGGCGTCCGGCCCGGGCCTGGTCCTCGCCTACGCGGCCTGCGGCATCGCCGCGTTCTTCGTGATGCGCGCGCTGGGGGAGCTGGTCATGCACCGGCCCGCCGCGGGCAGTTTCGTGGAGTACGCGCGAGAGTTCGTCGGGCCCTGGGCCGGGTTCACCAGTGGCTGGATGTACTGGGTGAACTGGGCGATGACGGGCATCGCGGAGATCACCGCCGCCGCGATCTACGTGCACCGCTGGCTGCCGGACGTACCGCAGTGGATCACCGCGCTGGTCGCGCTGGTGGTGCTGCTCGCGGTCAACCTGCTCTCGGTGAAGCTGTTCGGCGAGCTGGAGTTCTGGTTCTCCGTCATCAAGGTCCTGGCGATCATCATCTTCCTGTTCACCGGCCTCGCGCTGGTGCTGACCTCAGCCGACGTCGGCGGGGCCACCGCGAGCGTGTCGAACCTGACCGCGCACCAGGGCTTCCTGCCCAACGGTGTCGGCGTGGTGCTGATGAGCCTGCAGGCCGTGATCTTCGCCTACTCCGCGATCGAGATGGTCGGCATCGCCGCCGGTGAGACCAAGGACCCGAAGAAGGTCCTGCCCAAGGCCATCAACGGCGTGGTCTACCGGATCGCCATCTTCTACGTCGGCTCGGTGATCCTGCTGGCCATGGTGCTGCCGTGGACGGCGTACTCCGGCCTGGAGAGCCCGTTCGTCACCGTCTTCTCCCGCCTGGGCGTGCCCGCCGCGGGTGATGTGATGAACGCGGTCGTGCTGACCGCCGCGCTCTCCTCGTGCAACTCCGGCCTCTACTCCACCGGGCGCATCCTGCGCTCGCTGGCGCAGAAGGGCGAGGCGCCCGCCTTCACCGGCAAGATGTCCTCGCGGCACGTGCCCTATGGCGGCATCCTGTTCACGGCCGTGGTCTACCTCTTCGGCGTGGTGCTGAACTACCTGGTGCCCAAGGAGGCCTTCGACATCGCGATCGCGATCGCCTCGCTGGGCGTGATCACCACGTGGATCACGTTGCTGTACTGCCAGATCCGGTTCCGCCGCAAGTGCGACGCCGGGGAGCTGCCGCGCTCGGAGTTCCGCATGCCGGGCGCGCCGTACACCGGCTGGGCCGCGATCGCCTTCCTGGTGTTCGTGCTGGTGCTGATGGCCTTCTCCGAGGGGCCTGAGGTGTGGGCGTTCTACTCCATGCCGGTGCTGGCCGTGGTGCTGTTCGTCGGCTGGAAGCTGGTGGCCAAGCGGTCCACCGCGCTGCAGTCGACCCCGGCCAAGCAGAGCCCGGTCGCGGGCGAATAGGCTGGTCGGACCCCAGCGGTTCGAGCGGTTCGGAGTGTGCGCGGTGTCGGCAGCCCAGCCCGTGGTCGGTGTGCTCGCCCTGCAAGGCGACGTCCGCGAGCACCTCACCTCCCTCGCGGAGTGCGATGTGCTCGCCCGGCCGGTGCGTCGGGCGGAGGAGCTCGCGCAGGTGCACGGGCTGGTCATCCCCGGCGGGGAGTCGACCACCATCAGCAGGCTGCTGGCCACCTTCGAGCTGCTCGAACCGCTGCGCGAGCGGCTGGCCGAGGGCCTGCCCGCGTACGGCTCGTGCGCGGGGATGATCATGCTGGCGAGCACGGTGCTGGACGGTCGGGCCGACCAGCACCAGCTCGGCGGCGTGGACATGGTGGTCCGGCGCAACGCCTTCGGCCGTCAGGTCGACTCCTTCGAGGCCGACCTCGACGTCACGGGCATCGACGACGGCCCGGTGCGCGCGGTGTTCATCCGCGCGCCCTGGGTCGAGTCGGTGGGCCCGGACGTCGAGGTCCTCGCCACCGTGCCCGACGTGCCGTCCTCCGGACCGGCCGCCGGTAGGATCGTCGCCGTTCGTCAGGGACGCGTGCTGGCAACCGCGTTCCACCCGGAACTGACCGGCGACGGGCGGGTGCACCGCCTGTTCGCGGACACCGTGCGCGCGGCCTGACCAGCGCTCTGGTTAGCTGTGGGGAACGCGTGTCGGTGAAGATCGCAACGGAGGAGAGATGAGCGGCCACTCCAAGTGGGCCACCACCAAGCACAAGAAGGCCGCCCTCGACGCCAAGCGCGGCAAGCTGTTCGCGAAGCTGATCAAGAACATCGAGGTCGCCGCGCGGACCGGTGGGGGCGACCCCGAGGGCAACCCGACGCTCTACGACGCCATCCAGAAGGCGAAGAAGAGCTCGGTGCCGTCGGACAACATCGAGCGCGCGCGCAAGCGCGGCGGCGGTGAGGAAGCCGGTGGCGCCGACTGGCAGACCATCATGTACGAGGGCTACGGCCCCAACGGCGTGGCGGTCCTGGTCGAGTGCCTGACCGACAACCGCAACCGCGCGGCCGGTGAGGTCCGGGTGGCGATGACCCGCAACGGCGGCAACATGGCGGACCCGGGCTCGGTGTCCTACCTGTTCAGCCGCAAGGGCGTCATCATCGTCCCCAAGGAAGGCACCACCGAGGACGACGTGATGATGGCGGCCCTGGAGGCGGGCGCCGAGGACGTCAACGACCTGGGCGACTCCTTCGAGGTCATCTCCGAGGCGGGTTCCATGGTCGGCGTCCGCACCGCCCTCCAGGGCGCGGGCATCGACTACGACTCGGCGGACGCCAACTTCGTCCCGGCCACCACGGTCCCCCTGGACGCCGACGGCGCTCGCAAGATCTTCCGCCTCATCGACGCCCTGGAAGACTGCGACGACGTCCAGAACGTCTACGCGAACTTCGACGTGAGCGACGAGGTCATGGCCGAGGTCGACGCCTGACCGAGAGGACGTGACGAAGGGGCGCCCCGGCTTCGGTCGAAGGCGCCCCTTTGTCTGTTCCGCACTGCGGAGTTCTGGCCCCCGGAGCGGTTCGGCAGAGTGATTCGCGATGGCCCTGACCTGGCCTGATGGGCGATGAGCCGGCTCTTCGCAGGCCTGCGTCGAAGTCACCCGATCGTGGCGTGTTTGTGAGAAACGAATCCGCCCCGGAAAACGATCCGCTGGGGGAAGGCGGTGGCGCGGCGGCGGCCATGCTGCTCGTGGCTGTGCCCCTGCCCGGGGCTGCTGCCGGGGCCCACCCATGACCAGCACCCGGGCCCGGACCTCGGTGCGATGATCACCCGGCGCCAGGCATCGAGCACCCAGAGCCGGGCGAGCACCCAGAGCCGGGCGAGCACCCAGAGCCGGGCGAGCACCCAGAGCCGGGCGAGCACCCAGAGCCGGGCGCGCACTCACCCGCTGTCTGACCCCGCGGCCCGGCCCCTCGTGCGACCCCGGCCAGCTGATCGCCGCCCGGCTCGATCGCGGTGCGCCCCGGCGTGGGCAGGGCCGCGAAATGCGTGGACCGCGGCATCCGGGGCGGTGTCAGGGCGGGTGCCGTTCATCTGTGTTGCCGCGCAAGGGAATTCGTCGACCGCGAGTCCGTGCCGGGCGGGGTTGCCGTGTGGTCGAGGGGGCCGGGCCGCGGGGCCAGGGGGCGCGGAAGTGCTTGTGACGGTGGGAATTGGGCCGTTTGGAGCAGTGGGGTCTGTGGTTGGGGGGTGTGGTGGGTGTGCAGAATGGGCGCATGCCGCCCGTGGAGACCGCTGACGACAAGTTGCGCAATGAGCTCATGGCGAGTGCGGAGGCCAATGGTGCGGCCGTCGTGCATGTGCCGGAGGAGGACGGGGCCGCGAACTTCGCTCTGTCCGTGGGGGCCTGGCGGCGGTTCGGGGCGCCTGAGGTCGTGGTGATCGGGTTGCCCGAGGAGGTGGCCAACCACGCCGTCAACATGTACGTGCAGCGGGTTGGCAAGGGGGAGCGGTTTCCTCTGGGGCGGGTCTACGACGACTTCATGCCCGGGTTGCGCGTGGTGTTCGAGAAGGTGCACCTCGGGTACTACCCCGAGTTCCTCGGGTTCGTGTTCCTGTTCCACCCGCAGGGGAACTTCCCCGCGTTGCAGATGATCGTCACCACGCCCGAGGGGCATTGGCCCTGGGCCGATGACGCGCCTGCCGGGTTCTTCGAGTGGCAGCCCGTGCTCACCGACTCCGGGTATCCCGAGTCCTGGGCCGTGGCGGAGCTCGCCTGAGGTCGGTCCCCGGGTGCCCGGCTGGGCCGGGGCGCGTGCTCGGGTGCGGGCCTGGGGGGGCGACACGCCAGGCCGGCGGGGAGGGCTTGCCGTCGTCGTTGTGCGAACATATGTTCGAACGCGGGCGACGGCGAAGGGGTGCGCATGGGTGAGCGGGGGATCGCGGAGCAGGAGCGGCGCGGGCTGTTGAAGCGGGTCGCCGAGGAGGACTTCGCCGCCGTGGCGGTGGCCGCCGAGCGGGATCCCGTCACCGGGCTCGCCGTGCCCGGGTGTCACTACACCGTGGGGTTGTGGGCGTTGCGGCGCACGCCCGAGCTCATCGTGGTCGGCGCACCCGACCGGCACGCCAAGGACCTGCTCCGCCGCTACACCGAGCGTGCCGCCGCGGGAGAGGAGTTCCTGCCCGGGGTGCTCTACGACGGGTACGTCGAGGGGTACCGGGTCACGTTCGAACGGGTCGCGCCCGGACAGCTGCGCGGGTGGTTCGGGCAGGCCGGGGCGCTCTACCCCGACTGGGACTTCCCCGCCCTGCAGCTGCTCTGGCCCAAGCACGACCACACCTGGCCCTGGGACCGGCTGTGCTGGCGGTTCCACACCCACCAGCCGGTGCTCACCGCCAGCGGCGCCCCGGAGAGCTGGCTGCCCGGCGTCAACGGGCCGTGAGCACGCGCCTCACCAGGTGCCCAGCACCCGGCTGACCGGGATCTCCAGCACCACGCGCGCCGGGTTCGGCTTCGGTTCGCGGTAGCGGCGGGCGTAGCGCCGCTCGGCATCGCGCACCGACTCGGCGTCCTTCCGCAGCACCGCCCGGCCCTCCAGGGTCGACCAGTGACGGCCCTCGAACTGGCACACCGCCACGGTCAGGCCCGCCGCGCCCGCGGCCGCGACCAGGCGCGCCTTCACCGAGGCCGCGAAGGTGATCACCCGGGCCGTGCTCGTGTCCAGGTCC
Proteins encoded in this region:
- a CDS encoding AzlD domain-containing protein → MTLTTILVLAAGTYALRAAGPFLRDRLEVSERLQRGLALAAVALLTALVLTQTFLDGQSFTGWARPAGVLVGGVAAWLRWPFVVVVLLAAGTAAGLRLLGVP
- a CDS encoding DUF4190 domain-containing protein, which codes for MTTPGTNQPGRPEDEETPGVAAGQTGTAGQPESAARPETAGQAETAEQPGTTGQAGTTGHTEATGQPEAAGQAAVASAAGPTGYPAPPAYAAPPGYAGQPYAQAPPGYPSPYGPGGAYDQSQRRLPAPGNVNGFAIAALVLGILGNLLLLGIIFGFVALSQIRRRGDSGKGMAVAGIVTGSLWVCLIVVGVVVSASMSARLDANGQVVESGRLSVFQLDRGHCFDGISDRKEAVSVTAQPCTDPHQAEVLDRFTVSGGSGYPGVAKVQETVDEECSRRVPAKLSEGPLADRLEMMYFYPTAESWRRGDRNAVCVAVGVNGTKLTEPLPR
- a CDS encoding Lrp/AsnC family transcriptional regulator, which encodes MLDAVDAAIVQELQNDARLPNKDLAERVNLAPSTCLVRHRALRERGVLTGYRAEVDLAALGRPIQAMIAVRVRPHTRAIVQPFLDFVMGLPETIALSHVAGPDDFLVHVAVADTAHLQRLVLDSFTTRKEVAQLQTHLMFEHVRKNAVPPTSAVLHD
- a CDS encoding trans-sulfuration enzyme family protein yields the protein MQSIQYSGSRTRAVHAGRDELGALGVHALPLDLSTTYPIADPGLGEQALLELAEGAPAAASPVYGRLHNPTVARFERALAALEGLPEAVAFASGMAAVAAVLQAACVLTGRRHVVAVRPLYGGTDHLLASGLLGTETTYATPDGVAAAIRPDTGLVVVETPANPTLDLVDLTALAAAAGDVPLLVDNTFATPVLQNPAAHGATYVLHSATKYLGGHGDTFGGVVAAPEHEAAALRSVRVVTGALLHPLAGYLLHRGLATLPVRVEAAQRTAAELARRLAAHPSVAAVHYPGLPGADPGGLVGGQLRGPGAVLAFETFEESDAVLSGLRLLTHAVSLGSVDSLIERPAALTHRVVAEEDRLTCGISPRLLRVSVGLEDVEDLWLDLDQSLNSAKRVNVIPVTS
- a CDS encoding amino acid permease; amino-acid sequence: MIAIGGAIGVGLFLGAGGRLAASGPGLVLAYAACGIAAFFVMRALGELVMHRPAAGSFVEYAREFVGPWAGFTSGWMYWVNWAMTGIAEITAAAIYVHRWLPDVPQWITALVALVVLLAVNLLSVKLFGELEFWFSVIKVLAIIIFLFTGLALVLTSADVGGATASVSNLTAHQGFLPNGVGVVLMSLQAVIFAYSAIEMVGIAAGETKDPKKVLPKAINGVVYRIAIFYVGSVILLAMVLPWTAYSGLESPFVTVFSRLGVPAAGDVMNAVVLTAALSSCNSGLYSTGRILRSLAQKGEAPAFTGKMSSRHVPYGGILFTAVVYLFGVVLNYLVPKEAFDIAIAIASLGVITTWITLLYCQIRFRRKCDAGELPRSEFRMPGAPYTGWAAIAFLVFVLVLMAFSEGPEVWAFYSMPVLAVVLFVGWKLVAKRSTALQSTPAKQSPVAGE
- the pdxT gene encoding pyridoxal 5'-phosphate synthase glutaminase subunit PdxT, yielding MSAAQPVVGVLALQGDVREHLTSLAECDVLARPVRRAEELAQVHGLVIPGGESTTISRLLATFELLEPLRERLAEGLPAYGSCAGMIMLASTVLDGRADQHQLGGVDMVVRRNAFGRQVDSFEADLDVTGIDDGPVRAVFIRAPWVESVGPDVEVLATVPDVPSSGPAAGRIVAVRQGRVLATAFHPELTGDGRVHRLFADTVRAA
- a CDS encoding YebC/PmpR family DNA-binding transcriptional regulator yields the protein MSGHSKWATTKHKKAALDAKRGKLFAKLIKNIEVAARTGGGDPEGNPTLYDAIQKAKKSSVPSDNIERARKRGGGEEAGGADWQTIMYEGYGPNGVAVLVECLTDNRNRAAGEVRVAMTRNGGNMADPGSVSYLFSRKGVIIVPKEGTTEDDVMMAALEAGAEDVNDLGDSFEVISEAGSMVGVRTALQGAGIDYDSADANFVPATTVPLDADGARKIFRLIDALEDCDDVQNVYANFDVSDEVMAEVDA
- a CDS encoding DUF4262 domain-containing protein: MPPVETADDKLRNELMASAEANGAAVVHVPEEDGAANFALSVGAWRRFGAPEVVVIGLPEEVANHAVNMYVQRVGKGERFPLGRVYDDFMPGLRVVFEKVHLGYYPEFLGFVFLFHPQGNFPALQMIVTTPEGHWPWADDAPAGFFEWQPVLTDSGYPESWAVAELA
- a CDS encoding DUF4262 domain-containing protein, producing MGERGIAEQERRGLLKRVAEEDFAAVAVAAERDPVTGLAVPGCHYTVGLWALRRTPELIVVGAPDRHAKDLLRRYTERAAAGEEFLPGVLYDGYVEGYRVTFERVAPGQLRGWFGQAGALYPDWDFPALQLLWPKHDHTWPWDRLCWRFHTHQPVLTASGAPESWLPGVNGP
- a CDS encoding TIGR03618 family F420-dependent PPOX class oxidoreductase — protein: MTDLVDLHARGPEFAAFWTERRLASLTTIRPDGSPHVVPVGVTLDLDTSTARVITFAASVKARLVAAAGAAGLTVAVCQFEGRHWSTLEGRAVLRKDAESVRDAERRYARRYREPKPNPARVVLEIPVSRVLGTW